A genomic segment from Gemmatimonas sp. encodes:
- a CDS encoding FAD-dependent oxidoreductase → MTLTPHDPERLDPAEDPTEDSAPEPSALPRRDFLRIAGVGAGALLASGCASAGAFASAAPVRGIERGRAKDGGVGHVVVIGAGAWGGWTAYHLRERGARVTLIDAYGPGNSRSTSGDETRGIRSSYGDRATGELWTPWARAAIERWRLFEKEWAPVFRTSYFHQTGDVIMRATAEPFITKTLELWKANNVKHEVLNGAELRKRYPVIKADDITIAITEPDAGVVRCRAATQAVAAVGQKMGVKLVISRVRPGPIVNGAMDGVILEDGTTVRGDSYVFACGPWLRKLFPYMENRMRVPIGVACYFGVPVGDSRFTFPNLPSFNFPGVTGWPVLPVDSRGFRVRGAIAPPAPPAGTPAPAPAAPATPAAGTATRPAVGPAAGAPVAADPLQQDPDTSSRWASQDRVDGSRRFLAARFPLLANAPLLETRACHYESSVNGNFIIDHVPGTSNAWIAGVGQAEGFKFGPVVGEYVAQRVLGITGDPKLVAAFKLPTEEYEKPPG, encoded by the coding sequence ATGACGCTTACCCCACATGACCCTGAACGTTTGGATCCGGCTGAGGATCCCACCGAAGATTCGGCGCCTGAGCCCTCCGCCCTCCCCCGTCGCGACTTTCTCCGAATCGCCGGTGTCGGCGCCGGTGCCTTGCTCGCCTCCGGCTGCGCCTCGGCCGGCGCCTTCGCGTCGGCCGCCCCCGTGCGTGGCATCGAGCGCGGCCGTGCCAAAGACGGCGGGGTCGGGCATGTCGTCGTGATCGGTGCCGGCGCCTGGGGCGGCTGGACGGCGTATCATCTTCGTGAGCGTGGCGCCCGCGTCACCCTCATTGACGCCTATGGTCCCGGCAACTCGCGCTCCACGAGCGGCGACGAGACGCGCGGCATTCGCTCGTCGTACGGTGATCGCGCCACCGGTGAACTCTGGACCCCGTGGGCGCGCGCGGCGATCGAGCGCTGGCGGCTTTTCGAAAAGGAATGGGCACCGGTGTTCCGGACGTCGTACTTCCACCAGACCGGCGACGTGATCATGCGCGCCACCGCTGAGCCATTCATCACGAAGACGCTCGAACTCTGGAAGGCGAACAACGTGAAGCACGAGGTGCTCAACGGCGCCGAACTGCGCAAACGGTATCCTGTCATCAAGGCCGATGACATCACCATCGCGATCACAGAGCCCGATGCCGGCGTCGTGCGCTGCCGCGCCGCCACGCAGGCCGTGGCCGCCGTTGGCCAAAAGATGGGCGTGAAGCTCGTCATCAGCCGGGTACGTCCCGGCCCCATCGTGAACGGTGCGATGGATGGCGTGATCCTGGAAGACGGCACGACCGTACGCGGCGACTCGTATGTGTTCGCCTGCGGTCCGTGGCTGCGCAAACTCTTCCCCTACATGGAGAACAGGATGCGCGTGCCGATCGGCGTCGCCTGTTACTTCGGCGTACCGGTCGGTGATTCGCGCTTCACCTTCCCCAATCTGCCCAGCTTCAACTTTCCCGGCGTCACCGGCTGGCCCGTATTGCCGGTCGACTCACGCGGCTTCCGCGTACGCGGAGCGATCGCACCGCCGGCCCCGCCCGCCGGCACACCGGCACCAGCTCCCGCGGCTCCGGCCACTCCCGCAGCGGGCACCGCGACCCGGCCGGCCGTGGGACCCGCCGCCGGCGCACCCGTGGCGGCCGATCCGCTCCAGCAGGACCCCGACACGAGCAGCCGCTGGGCCAGTCAGGATCGCGTCGACGGATCCCGTCGCTTTCTCGCCGCGCGCTTTCCGCTCTTGGCCAACGCGCCGCTGCTCGAGACTCGCGCCTGTCATTACGAATCGAGTGTGAACGGCAACTTCATCATCGATCACGTACCCGGCACATCGAACGCCTGGATCGCCGGCGTCGGTCAGGCCGAGGGATTCAAGTTTGGTCCGGTCGTTGGCGAGTACGTCGCGCAGCGCGTACTGGGCATCACTGGTGACCCGAAGCTCGTGGCGGCGTTCAAGCTGCCCACCGAGGAATACGAGAAGCCGCCCGGTTGA
- a CDS encoding MBL fold metallo-hydrolase, with the protein MSTPVGPPYSNRSGIDVDGAGAGTWMVQRARDRLPRPPAHPIVGVAPDLEFIHANRTEPALTWIGHSSLLLQIDGVNLLVDPVFSSRASPVRFAGPKRHQPPGLRADQLPRIDAVVLSHNHYDHLDRRSMRDVSVQTGGPPAFIVPRGTEPWFAANLPRAANGARVIGCAWDEVVRWPGRTRDLELHFLAVQHWSNRNMLDRNKSLWGSWAFVHPDFRFWYSGDLGYSNEPREIGERFGHFDAAAIAIGAYEPRWFMRTQHVNPEEAVQVMLDVNAQEAVGVHWGTFALTDEPLDQPPRDLAAALTARGLPPDRFRVLRHGETRRYRWPDTPAAVDIP; encoded by the coding sequence GTGAGCACGCCCGTCGGACCGCCGTACTCCAATCGCTCCGGCATCGATGTGGATGGTGCCGGCGCTGGGACGTGGATGGTACAGCGGGCGCGTGACCGACTTCCGCGTCCGCCGGCCCATCCCATCGTCGGCGTGGCGCCGGACCTCGAATTCATTCACGCGAATCGCACCGAGCCGGCGCTGACATGGATTGGCCACTCGTCGCTGTTGCTGCAGATCGACGGCGTGAACCTGCTCGTCGATCCCGTGTTCAGTTCGCGGGCCTCACCGGTGCGGTTCGCCGGCCCCAAGCGCCATCAGCCGCCCGGTTTGCGCGCCGACCAGTTACCGCGCATCGATGCGGTGGTGTTGTCGCACAACCACTACGATCATCTCGATCGGCGCTCGATGCGCGACGTGTCGGTGCAAACCGGTGGGCCTCCGGCGTTCATCGTGCCGCGGGGTACGGAACCGTGGTTTGCCGCGAACCTGCCGCGGGCGGCGAATGGAGCCCGCGTGATCGGCTGCGCGTGGGATGAGGTCGTGCGCTGGCCCGGCCGCACGCGCGATCTCGAACTGCATTTCTTGGCGGTGCAGCATTGGTCGAATCGGAACATGCTCGATCGCAATAAGTCACTGTGGGGCAGTTGGGCCTTCGTACACCCCGACTTCCGCTTCTGGTACTCTGGTGACCTCGGCTACTCGAACGAACCGCGCGAGATCGGGGAGCGCTTCGGCCACTTCGACGCCGCCGCGATCGCGATCGGGGCCTACGAGCCGCGGTGGTTCATGCGCACACAACACGTGAACCCCGAGGAAGCGGTGCAGGTGATGCTCGATGTGAATGCGCAGGAAGCCGTCGGTGTGCACTGGGGCACCTTTGCGCTCACCGACGAACCCCTCGATCAGCCGCCGCGAGATCTCGCGGCGGCGCTCACGGCGCGCGGGTTACCGCCGGATCGGTTCCGGGTACTGCGCCACGGGGAGACGCGTCGCTACCGGTGGCCAGATACACCAGCAGCGGTGGACATCCCATGA
- a CDS encoding PepSY domain-containing protein — MTTLNPRIWNRKLHRWGSIAVALPFFIVLCTGLLLQLKKQIAWVQPPEQKTSVRVPTVTMEQILATAQSVPEAKVASWADIDRLDVRPGKGIVKVATITNWEIQMELATGALLQSAYRRSDLIETIHDGSFFHPLMKLWVFFPAAVIVLGLWITGMYLFILPFRARANKRRVVASSVGPLAE, encoded by the coding sequence GTGACGACACTCAATCCGCGCATCTGGAATCGGAAGCTGCACCGCTGGGGCTCTATCGCCGTCGCGCTGCCGTTCTTCATCGTGCTCTGCACCGGGCTGCTCTTGCAGCTCAAGAAGCAGATCGCCTGGGTACAGCCACCCGAGCAGAAAACGTCAGTGCGCGTGCCGACGGTCACGATGGAGCAGATTCTCGCCACCGCGCAGTCGGTGCCCGAGGCGAAGGTGGCGAGCTGGGCGGACATCGATCGACTCGATGTGCGCCCGGGTAAGGGCATCGTGAAGGTCGCGACGATCACCAACTGGGAGATCCAGATGGAGCTCGCCACCGGCGCGCTGTTGCAGTCGGCGTATCGGCGGTCGGATCTGATCGAGACGATTCACGATGGGTCGTTCTTTCATCCGCTCATGAAGCTGTGGGTGTTCTTTCCCGCTGCCGTGATCGTGCTCGGGCTGTGGATCACGGGGATGTATCTATTCATCCTGCCGTTCCGCGCACGCGCCAACAAGCGGCGCGTGGTGGCGTCGTCCGTGGGACCGTTGGCGGAGTGA
- a CDS encoding PDZ domain-containing protein, with protein sequence MSRLIARSRAALPALALLSVSAASASAQSFTRLLRTPSVSAQHIAFAYANNIWVVERAGGAARRLTSFQGQTQNPKLSPDGTLIAFSAEYAGNTDVYTVPVGGGQPKRLTWHPSADMVQGWTPDGKSVMFASPRASWAPSAAQRFWTVPVTGGVETAMPMPRAYQGKLSGDGNRVAYRMPSSWDEERRNYRGGQNKPIWILDLKSFALDSTPFTNSKEMDPVWVNDAVYFLSDRDGVSNVFSYDTKSKQLAQVTKFRDFDVKSLDASAGTVVFEQAGYVHELDATTGREHVVNITATGDFPWMMASWKDVSSRITSLALSATGKRAAVEARGEIFTIPAEKGDVRNMTNTSGSAEIAPTWSPDGKSLAFFSDASGEYKLVIAPQDGLGARREITLPEPSRPYSPSWSPNGRSITFQDTHFRIWLVDVASGQAKVADTDPYFMADRSIVPVWSPDSRYMAYPKRLKSLFRAIFVYDAETGTVKQITDGLADATAPAWDAGGKYLWFLASTNFALNSSLLDMSKYDRPETRSLYLTVLSKADASPLMPESDEEAARTRGDSAAASVGAPTRADSTRPAAAPAPRTVRIDFDGIQQRIIAVQGVTERDYGDLRAGPTGTVFFLEPVPVTGTGGAGAPGGGNTLHRFQLSTRRAAPFVTGVAQYVVSADGRKLLYRTGGAQGGLYLVDADRAVPTAGTGRLTATLRAYIDPREEFRQIFNEGWRNQRNNLYVKNAHGADWPAVKQMYEPLLAHVNHRADLNYLIDNMGAEIAIGHSYVRGGDIPDVPANTGGLLGADFTIENGRYRLSRIYDAESWNPELRAPLAVPGVNVSTADYVLAINGVELRAPDNLFRLLDGTANRQTVLTVNSRPDMQGARSVTVMPIANEQGLRTRAWVESNRRKVDSLSGGKLAYVYLPNTGQPGYTSFNRYYFAQQDRLGVVVDERYNGGGSAADYIVDLLGRDYDGYFNNPVGERYPFTSPANGIWGPKVMIINEMAGSGGDLMPYMFKRRKLGPLVGARTWGGLVATTDTPNFVDGGSMIAPRFGFFSRDDTFAVENEGVAPDIDVENFPKEVIAGRDPQLERAVQEAMRLLSTWKNDRATKEPLPPVWGKRKP encoded by the coding sequence ATGTCACGATTGATCGCCCGCTCACGCGCAGCGCTTCCCGCGCTTGCCCTCCTTTCCGTTTCAGCGGCTTCCGCCTCGGCGCAGTCTTTTACCCGGCTGCTGCGCACGCCAAGTGTGAGCGCGCAGCACATCGCGTTCGCCTACGCCAACAACATCTGGGTGGTCGAGCGCGCTGGCGGCGCGGCGCGACGTCTCACGAGCTTTCAGGGGCAGACGCAGAACCCCAAGCTCTCCCCCGACGGCACGCTGATCGCCTTCAGTGCCGAATACGCCGGCAACACCGACGTCTACACGGTACCGGTGGGTGGTGGTCAGCCCAAGCGCCTCACGTGGCATCCGTCGGCCGACATGGTGCAGGGATGGACGCCCGATGGAAAGTCCGTGATGTTCGCGAGCCCGCGCGCGTCGTGGGCGCCCTCGGCGGCGCAGCGATTCTGGACGGTGCCAGTGACCGGCGGCGTCGAGACGGCGATGCCGATGCCGCGCGCCTATCAGGGCAAGCTCTCAGGCGACGGCAATCGCGTGGCGTACCGCATGCCGAGTTCGTGGGATGAAGAGCGCCGCAATTATCGCGGTGGGCAGAACAAACCGATCTGGATTCTCGACCTCAAGAGCTTCGCGCTCGACTCGACGCCGTTCACGAACTCGAAGGAAATGGACCCGGTGTGGGTGAACGACGCCGTGTACTTTCTGTCGGATCGTGACGGTGTGTCGAACGTGTTCTCGTACGACACGAAGTCGAAACAGTTGGCGCAGGTCACCAAGTTCCGCGACTTCGACGTGAAGTCACTCGATGCGTCGGCGGGCACGGTCGTGTTCGAGCAGGCCGGCTATGTCCATGAGCTCGATGCCACGACCGGTCGCGAGCACGTGGTGAACATCACCGCCACCGGCGACTTCCCCTGGATGATGGCGTCGTGGAAGGATGTGTCGTCGCGCATCACCAGCCTGGCGCTGTCGGCTACCGGCAAGCGGGCCGCCGTGGAAGCGCGCGGCGAGATCTTCACGATCCCCGCTGAGAAGGGCGATGTGCGCAACATGACCAACACGAGCGGCTCGGCCGAGATCGCGCCGACCTGGTCGCCCGACGGCAAATCGCTCGCGTTCTTCAGTGATGCCAGCGGTGAGTACAAGCTTGTGATCGCGCCGCAGGATGGACTGGGCGCGCGTCGCGAGATCACGCTGCCCGAGCCGAGCCGTCCGTACTCGCCGAGCTGGTCGCCGAATGGTCGCAGCATCACGTTCCAGGATACCCACTTCCGCATCTGGCTGGTGGATGTGGCGAGCGGGCAGGCCAAGGTGGCCGACACCGATCCATACTTTATGGCGGACCGTTCAATCGTGCCGGTGTGGAGCCCGGATTCGCGCTACATGGCGTATCCGAAGCGGCTTAAGTCGCTATTCCGCGCGATTTTCGTGTATGACGCGGAGACGGGTACGGTGAAGCAGATCACCGACGGCCTTGCCGACGCCACGGCACCGGCGTGGGACGCCGGCGGCAAGTATCTGTGGTTCCTGGCGTCGACGAACTTCGCGTTGAACTCTTCGCTGCTGGATATGTCGAAGTACGACCGACCGGAAACGCGCTCGCTGTATCTCACGGTGCTGAGCAAGGCTGACGCGTCGCCGTTGATGCCGGAGAGCGATGAAGAAGCGGCGCGCACGCGGGGCGACAGCGCGGCCGCATCGGTTGGGGCGCCGACACGCGCCGACAGCACGCGGCCAGCGGCCGCCCCCGCGCCGCGCACGGTACGCATTGATTTCGACGGCATTCAGCAGCGTATCATCGCGGTGCAGGGCGTGACTGAGCGCGACTACGGCGACCTGCGCGCCGGCCCGACTGGTACGGTGTTTTTCCTCGAGCCGGTGCCTGTGACCGGCACCGGTGGCGCCGGCGCGCCGGGCGGCGGCAACACGCTGCATCGCTTCCAGCTGTCCACGCGTCGTGCCGCGCCGTTCGTGACGGGCGTGGCGCAGTACGTGGTGAGCGCCGATGGCCGCAAGCTGCTGTATCGCACCGGTGGTGCGCAGGGCGGACTGTATCTGGTGGACGCCGACCGCGCCGTGCCGACGGCGGGTACGGGTCGGCTCACGGCGACGCTGCGCGCGTACATCGATCCGCGCGAAGAGTTTCGGCAGATCTTCAATGAAGGCTGGCGGAATCAGCGCAACAATCTGTACGTGAAGAACGCGCATGGCGCCGACTGGCCGGCGGTGAAGCAGATGTATGAGCCGCTGCTGGCGCACGTGAATCACCGCGCCGATCTGAACTATCTGATCGACAACATGGGCGCCGAGATCGCGATCGGGCATTCGTATGTGCGCGGTGGCGACATCCCTGACGTGCCGGCCAACACCGGCGGCCTGCTGGGCGCCGACTTCACAATCGAGAACGGTCGGTACCGTTTGTCACGCATCTACGATGCGGAGAGCTGGAACCCAGAGCTGCGGGCGCCGCTCGCGGTGCCGGGCGTGAACGTGAGCACCGCCGACTACGTGCTCGCCATCAATGGCGTAGAGTTGCGCGCGCCGGACAACCTGTTCCGCTTGCTCGACGGCACCGCCAACCGACAGACGGTGCTGACGGTGAATTCGCGGCCTGATATGCAGGGCGCGCGCAGCGTGACCGTGATGCCGATTGCCAACGAGCAGGGCCTTCGCACCCGGGCCTGGGTGGAGTCCAACCGGCGCAAGGTGGATTCGCTGTCGGGTGGCAAGCTGGCGTATGTGTATTTGCCGAACACCGGTCAGCCGGGATACACCAGCTTTAATCGCTACTACTTCGCGCAGCAGGACCGCTTAGGCGTGGTGGTGGACGAGCGATACAATGGCGGTGGCTCGGCGGCCGACTATATCGTGGATCTGCTCGGACGTGACTACGACGGCTATTTCAACAACCCCGTAGGCGAGCGCTATCCGTTCACCAGTCCCGCCAACGGGATCTGGGGACCGAAGGTGATGATCATCAACGAAATGGCGGGCTCCGGCGGCGATCTGATGCCGTACATGTTCAAGCGTCGCAAGCTTGGCCCGCTGGTTGGCGCGCGCACGTGGGGTGGACTGGTGGCCACGACCGACACGCCCAACTTCGTGGACGGCGGCTCGATGATCGCGCCGCGTTTTGGCTTTTTCTCGCGTGACGACACGTTCGCGGTCGAGAACGAAGGCGTGGCGCCGGATATCGACGTCGAGAATTTCCCGAAGGAGGTCATCGCCGGTCGCGATCCGCAGTTGGAGCGGGCCGTGCAGGAAGCGATGCGACTGTTGTCCACGTGGAAGAATGATCGCGCCACGAAGGAGCCTTTGCCCCCCGTGTGGGGTAAACGGAAGCCGTGA
- a CDS encoding alkaline phosphatase family protein, with protein MHSATRLIKTSVFHLLLFPLALACVPWRRAPPLEPPVANRLVLALDGVDYRDIVDARARGLFAGFREPSRLISTFPSISDVSWHDIMGVQPPPGYQRIFYSARQNAVVGELFDAIKPIEYERRMDFAFGTKLHHLGAYLMSNQVARNEVDADVKEFLKRGGRPTVYAYNVGPDALQHTRGALDKYLAHLDRKLAELQRTYRTRTGRDLEILILSDHGHNRASSAGFLPVVEALEQQGFHTFRSLRDPTDVAFSVDGVTTGFGVFAHPDSVARVASLLAALDGVAVVSWRESDTRYFVRSDSALAEVTTRGRGDSAVFRYHALRGDPLHYASVLARMQHDRDVSPDGFASTATWLRYTSGELFPVAPPRIVRGHTAITLNPAPILVSLDDKMRVGLGAVSVANRMRPLGGTHGALSATNSLGVIMTNFVDTHDDVTSSVRHQFGGFDDLHDPATHASSLRLSTTSMLRADRWSSFHGDETPAALSALPDTEPLFVLSLSDADRRWAGAAARVLVDLRRQDRGANGGTAVSNSYWALAQWTASRDGRAFAMSASRLKLAPLEPSSAFVVRVVIDRVPDPGVETRGAASKMVASLIVRTDARGAVAIY; from the coding sequence ATGCATAGCGCCACCCGGCTCATCAAGACGAGCGTCTTCCACCTGCTTTTGTTCCCGCTGGCCCTCGCCTGTGTTCCCTGGCGTCGGGCGCCGCCGCTCGAGCCACCGGTGGCCAACAGACTCGTCCTTGCCCTCGACGGGGTGGATTACCGGGATATCGTGGACGCGCGGGCCCGGGGACTGTTTGCCGGCTTCCGAGAGCCCAGTCGGTTGATTTCGACCTTCCCGTCCATCAGCGACGTCTCGTGGCACGACATCATGGGTGTGCAGCCGCCGCCGGGATACCAGCGGATCTTCTACAGTGCGCGGCAGAATGCGGTAGTGGGCGAATTGTTCGACGCGATCAAGCCCATCGAGTACGAGCGCCGAATGGATTTCGCATTCGGGACGAAGTTGCATCACCTCGGAGCGTATCTGATGTCGAATCAGGTGGCGCGCAACGAGGTCGATGCCGACGTAAAGGAGTTTCTGAAACGCGGCGGTCGCCCCACCGTCTACGCCTACAACGTCGGTCCTGACGCGCTGCAGCACACGCGCGGAGCGCTGGACAAGTATCTGGCGCATCTCGATCGGAAGCTGGCGGAGTTGCAGCGCACCTACCGCACGCGCACCGGTCGCGATCTCGAAATCCTGATCCTGTCCGACCACGGGCACAACCGCGCCAGCTCGGCCGGCTTTCTACCCGTGGTCGAGGCGCTGGAGCAGCAGGGCTTTCATACGTTCCGGTCGCTGCGCGATCCCACCGACGTGGCATTCAGCGTCGATGGCGTGACGACCGGCTTCGGCGTCTTCGCGCATCCCGATTCGGTCGCGCGCGTGGCGTCGTTGCTCGCCGCCCTCGACGGTGTGGCGGTGGTGTCGTGGCGCGAGAGCGACACGCGCTATTTCGTGCGATCCGACAGTGCATTGGCCGAAGTTACAACGCGTGGTCGCGGCGATTCCGCCGTGTTTCGATATCACGCACTACGCGGCGACCCGCTGCACTATGCGTCGGTGCTTGCGCGCATGCAGCACGATCGGGACGTGTCTCCTGATGGCTTCGCGTCGACTGCGACGTGGCTTCGCTATACGTCTGGCGAACTATTTCCGGTTGCGCCGCCTCGCATTGTGCGAGGGCATACCGCGATCACGCTGAATCCGGCACCGATTCTCGTTTCGCTCGACGACAAGATGCGGGTGGGACTCGGGGCGGTCTCGGTGGCGAACCGCATGCGACCGCTGGGCGGGACGCACGGTGCGTTGAGTGCCACGAATTCGCTGGGCGTGATCATGACGAACTTCGTCGATACGCACGACGACGTGACGTCGTCGGTGCGGCACCAGTTCGGCGGGTTTGACGATCTTCACGATCCTGCCACGCACGCGTCATCGCTGCGGCTCTCGACCACCTCAATGCTGCGGGCCGATCGCTGGAGCAGCTTTCACGGGGACGAGACGCCGGCCGCATTGTCGGCACTCCCTGATACCGAGCCGCTATTCGTACTCTCGCTGTCCGATGCGGACCGTCGCTGGGCGGGCGCCGCCGCGCGCGTGCTGGTCGACCTCCGGAGGCAGGATCGCGGGGCGAACGGTGGGACCGCCGTGTCGAACAGTTACTGGGCGTTGGCACAATGGACTGCCTCGCGCGACGGACGAGCCTTCGCGATGAGCGCCTCGCGATTGAAGCTGGCGCCGCTCGAGCCGTCATCGGCCTTCGTGGTGCGCGTGGTGATCGACCGCGTTCCCGATCCGGGCGTGGAAACGCGCGGCGCCGCGTCGAAGATGGTGGCGTCGCTGATTGTGCGTACGGACGCCCGCGGGGCAGTCGCGATCTACTGA
- a CDS encoding TonB-dependent receptor plug domain-containing protein, with amino-acid sequence MPHCSSHLKDPRAGRRWRVVVAACSAIALLPCTDLAAQVAAPVLTGMVKGSVVTESRRPLVGAQIRFGSAVDFAESDDAGQFTAARVNAGAMWLRVRRIGYRPESLLVTVVAGQSIEPTVMMNQIAQNIAAVKVVGRRDLTGPMAGFYKRLQAGGGRYFTQAEIEKRQPNRMSDLLRSVPGIRIEPRGFENKVRIRGSRCSPLVWIDGQGLFAAEFDLDAVDPRSFEGIEVYSGPASVPIEFQGNQRMSSACGTIILWSRRGEYREKKPKKGEPTPAARIAQLLEEATIFTAADVDAGARVDSSMVVRPFYPDSLFDAQVAGELIAEFVVGTNGEAVMETFNSITTTHRALVEPVRRAVREQRFVPAVRKGRVVQQVMQLPFTFVPDSTARRRR; translated from the coding sequence ATGCCGCACTGCTCTTCCCACCTGAAGGATCCGCGCGCTGGCCGGCGCTGGCGCGTCGTAGTCGCCGCGTGCTCCGCAATTGCGCTCCTGCCCTGTACCGACCTCGCCGCGCAAGTCGCCGCACCGGTGCTCACGGGTATGGTGAAGGGCTCTGTCGTGACCGAGTCGCGGCGGCCGCTGGTCGGTGCCCAGATCCGGTTCGGCAGCGCCGTCGACTTCGCGGAATCCGACGACGCTGGACAGTTTACCGCCGCCAGGGTGAATGCAGGCGCGATGTGGCTGCGCGTGCGCCGCATTGGCTACCGACCGGAGTCGCTGCTGGTCACCGTTGTGGCAGGTCAGTCCATCGAGCCGACCGTCATGATGAACCAGATCGCCCAAAACATCGCGGCGGTCAAAGTGGTCGGCCGGCGTGATCTCACCGGGCCGATGGCTGGCTTCTACAAACGACTGCAGGCTGGCGGCGGACGTTACTTCACGCAGGCCGAGATCGAAAAACGTCAGCCGAACAGAATGTCGGACCTGCTGCGCTCCGTGCCGGGCATCCGCATCGAGCCACGCGGCTTCGAAAACAAGGTGCGCATTCGTGGCAGCCGCTGTTCGCCCTTGGTGTGGATCGATGGGCAAGGCCTGTTTGCTGCCGAGTTCGATCTCGATGCGGTAGACCCGCGATCGTTCGAGGGCATCGAGGTGTACAGCGGCCCGGCCAGCGTGCCGATCGAGTTCCAAGGCAATCAGCGCATGAGCAGCGCCTGCGGCACGATCATTTTGTGGTCGCGCCGCGGCGAGTATCGTGAAAAGAAGCCGAAGAAAGGTGAACCCACCCCTGCGGCGCGCATCGCACAGCTCCTCGAAGAGGCCACCATCTTCACCGCCGCTGATGTCGACGCCGGAGCCCGCGTGGACTCGTCGATGGTGGTGCGGCCGTTCTATCCCGACTCGCTGTTCGACGCGCAGGTGGCGGGCGAACTGATCGCCGAGTTTGTGGTCGGCACCAACGGTGAAGCGGTGATGGAGACGTTCAACTCGATCACGACCACGCATCGTGCGTTGGTCGAGCCGGTGCGCCGTGCCGTACGCGAGCAGCGCTTCGTGCCCGCCGTGCGTAAGGGACGCGTCGTGCAGCAGGTCATGCAGCTGCCGTTCACGTTCGTTCCTGACTCTACCGCCCGCCGACGCCGATGA
- a CDS encoding surface-adhesin E family protein translates to MTLKAQVAAIIGSLLLAAPAAAQKLKEIGKTSVGTPVFLEANSVKRANGITTATVRVRLQPPLKHALGDLRSSRTIAMYDCAKQTVATKESWYYLDDAGKKVGMHKEVKMPGFGPSFKGSLADVVMRHLCATPPPR, encoded by the coding sequence ATGACGCTGAAAGCCCAGGTTGCCGCCATCATCGGTTCGCTGCTGTTGGCAGCGCCAGCCGCCGCACAGAAACTCAAGGAGATTGGCAAGACATCGGTGGGCACGCCGGTGTTTCTCGAGGCCAACTCGGTGAAACGCGCCAACGGCATTACCACCGCCACCGTGCGAGTGCGCCTGCAACCGCCGCTCAAGCACGCGCTGGGCGATCTCCGCAGTTCGCGCACCATCGCCATGTACGACTGTGCCAAGCAGACCGTGGCGACGAAAGAGAGCTGGTATTACCTCGACGACGCCGGCAAGAAAGTCGGCATGCACAAAGAGGTGAAGATGCCCGGCTTCGGTCCCTCGTTCAAAGGCTCGCTGGCTGACGTGGTGATGCGGCACTTGTGCGCGACTCCCCCGCCGCGCTGA
- a CDS encoding EamA family transporter, producing MTTQTPATIRYGSIAILLAVLCWGLLGVMSRVAMSDGAPPLTVAFWRAAIAALLFTVHAAITRAEPLQRADRPAAVFLGVAGVAVLYYSYLNAIEQGGVALSSILMYSAPIWVAIGGRIFFHERVSARATAALSLTLVGVAIVALASGTGEVRWSPSAVGWGLLSGAMYALYFLVGRRLFSRNASARVMAWALGVGAATMLPFVPFQSLSRSAWGGVAFLALVCTYAAYLAYAEGVKRLPSARAATIATLEPVIAVVAAYVVWGERLSPLGLAGAALVIAGVLLSAAGESRTSAASPRQPASL from the coding sequence ATGACAACCCAGACCCCCGCCACCATTCGATACGGCTCGATCGCCATTCTGTTGGCGGTGCTGTGTTGGGGGCTGCTCGGGGTGATGTCACGGGTGGCCATGTCCGACGGAGCGCCGCCGCTCACGGTGGCCTTCTGGCGGGCCGCGATTGCCGCACTCCTGTTCACGGTTCACGCTGCCATTACACGTGCTGAACCCCTGCAACGTGCCGATCGCCCCGCCGCCGTATTCTTGGGTGTGGCTGGTGTCGCCGTGCTGTACTACTCGTACCTGAATGCCATCGAGCAGGGCGGCGTGGCGTTGTCGTCGATCCTGATGTACTCGGCACCGATCTGGGTGGCGATCGGCGGACGAATCTTCTTTCACGAACGGGTCAGCGCGCGGGCCACCGCGGCGCTGTCGCTCACCTTGGTCGGCGTCGCCATCGTGGCGCTGGCCAGCGGCACCGGCGAAGTGCGCTGGTCGCCGAGTGCGGTGGGGTGGGGACTGCTCTCGGGCGCGATGTACGCGCTCTACTTCCTCGTGGGGCGTCGGCTCTTTTCACGCAACGCGTCGGCCCGCGTCATGGCTTGGGCGCTGGGCGTGGGCGCGGCCACCATGTTGCCGTTCGTACCGTTTCAGTCGCTGTCGCGATCGGCCTGGGGCGGCGTGGCATTTCTCGCGCTGGTGTGCACGTACGCGGCGTATCTCGCCTATGCCGAAGGCGTGAAGCGCCTGCCGTCGGCGCGCGCGGCCACGATCGCCACGCTGGAGCCGGTGATCGCGGTGGTGGCTGCGTACGTGGTGTGGGGCGAACGTCTGTCGCCGCTCGGACTGGCCGGTGCGGCGCTCGTGATCGCCGGCGTTTTGCTCAGCGCGGCGGGGGAGTCGCGCACAAGTGCCGCATCACCACGTCAGCCAGCGAGCCTTTGA